A part of Candidatus Palauibacter scopulicola genomic DNA contains:
- the rpiB gene encoding ribose 5-phosphate isomerase B: MKLAVGADHAGVGYKDILAAELREAGHEIVDVGTHGTDSVDYPDFAFAVAERVARGEVKRGIVICGSAVGVCIAANKVPGVRAGVCHDTYSAAQGVDHDDMNVLCMGERVIGIALARAITEAFLAADFSAESRHRRRLQKVLDIEARHLKSDA, from the coding sequence GTGAAGCTCGCGGTCGGGGCGGACCACGCGGGCGTCGGTTATAAGGACATCCTCGCCGCGGAGCTTCGCGAAGCCGGCCACGAGATCGTCGACGTCGGCACGCACGGCACGGACTCCGTCGACTACCCCGACTTCGCCTTCGCCGTCGCCGAGCGGGTGGCGCGCGGCGAGGTGAAGCGCGGCATCGTCATCTGCGGATCCGCCGTGGGCGTCTGCATCGCCGCGAACAAGGTGCCGGGAGTGCGGGCGGGCGTCTGCCACGACACGTATTCGGCGGCGCAGGGGGTCGATCACGACGACATGAACGTCCTCTGCATGGGGGAGCGCGTGATCGGGATCGCCCTCGCGCGCGCGATCACGGAGGCCTTTCTGGCCGCGGATTTCTCGGCCGAGTCGAGGCATCGACGCCGGCTCCAAAAGGTGCTGGATATCGAGGCCCGACACCTGAAATCGGACGCCTGA